Proteins found in one Amycolatopsis aidingensis genomic segment:
- a CDS encoding maleylpyruvate isomerase family mycothiol-dependent enzyme: protein MTSTVSIPKQPLTDTLDQLWSSFAELLAELSPAEWAIPSGLPGWTVHDVVAHVLGTESMLSGEQTPEADIDVAELPHVHNDMGVANERWVRALRELSPEQMRGRFNEVIAARRAALAAMSQEDFDAPSWTPAGPGTYASLMRIRVFDSWMHEQDIRFAVGRPGHEGGDCAELAFDQIERGLGFVIGKKAAAPQGATVTLSLTGPVRRDVHVRVDERAAVVDTLPGPATSVLTLPSPLAARLVGGRTEPADHLAEIELAGDRELGERIIRNLAFTM from the coding sequence TTGACCAGCACAGTGAGTATTCCGAAGCAACCCCTGACCGACACGCTCGACCAGCTGTGGTCGAGCTTCGCCGAGCTGCTGGCGGAGCTCTCCCCCGCCGAATGGGCCATACCCAGCGGTCTGCCGGGCTGGACCGTGCACGATGTGGTCGCGCACGTACTCGGTACCGAGTCCATGCTGAGCGGTGAGCAAACGCCGGAGGCCGATATCGACGTCGCGGAGCTGCCGCATGTGCACAACGACATGGGAGTGGCCAACGAGCGGTGGGTGCGGGCACTGCGCGAGCTCAGTCCGGAGCAGATGCGTGGCCGGTTCAACGAGGTCATCGCGGCCAGGCGCGCGGCGCTGGCCGCGATGTCGCAGGAGGACTTCGACGCGCCCAGCTGGACCCCCGCCGGGCCGGGCACCTATGCCAGCCTGATGCGCATCCGGGTGTTCGACAGCTGGATGCACGAGCAGGACATCCGGTTCGCCGTGGGCAGGCCGGGGCACGAGGGCGGAGACTGCGCCGAACTCGCCTTCGACCAGATCGAGCGGGGGCTGGGCTTCGTCATCGGGAAAAAGGCGGCCGCCCCGCAGGGAGCAACGGTCACCCTGTCGCTGACCGGGCCGGTCCGGCGAGACGTGCATGTGCGCGTGGACGAGCGCGCCGCGGTGGTCGACACCCTGCCCGGCCCCGCCACCAGCGTGCTGACACTGCCTTCTCCGCTGGCCGCCCGCCTCGTCGGTGGCCGGACCGAACCGGCCGATCACCTGGCCGAGATCGAGCTGGCCGGTGATCGGGAGCTGGGTGAAAGGATCATCCGCAACCTCGCCTTTACGATGTGA
- the galE gene encoding UDP-glucose 4-epimerase GalE: protein MPTATEKQNRPRKLVVTGGAGYIGSVCAARLVEAGHEVVVVDDLSTGHADAVPAGARFIEGDAAETAEVLLAEGFDGVLHFAAKSLVGESMQAPGLYWHGNVLTSLRLLEAMRTHGTPRLVFSSTAATYGEPEQSPIPESAPTRPSNTYGATKLAIDHAITSYARAHGLAAVSLRYFNVAGAYGGYGERHTTETHLIPLVLQVATGDRAQVQIYGDDYPTEDGTAVRDYIHVNDLADAHLLAVDHARPGEHRVYNLGNGTGFSVQQVIDTCRAVTGHPIPAVLAPRRAGDPAVLVAASDRAREELGWKPERAELSEIVADAWTFTQNRRAAG from the coding sequence ATGCCCACCGCGACGGAGAAGCAGAACAGGCCCCGCAAGCTGGTCGTCACCGGCGGTGCCGGCTATATCGGCAGCGTCTGTGCCGCACGCCTGGTGGAGGCGGGCCACGAGGTGGTCGTGGTGGACGACCTTTCCACCGGGCACGCGGACGCGGTTCCCGCCGGCGCGCGGTTCATCGAGGGTGATGCGGCCGAGACCGCGGAGGTCCTGCTGGCCGAGGGCTTCGACGGTGTGCTGCACTTCGCCGCGAAATCGCTCGTCGGCGAATCCATGCAGGCTCCCGGTCTGTACTGGCATGGGAACGTCCTCACTTCCTTGCGGTTGCTGGAGGCCATGCGCACGCATGGCACCCCCCGGCTGGTGTTCTCCTCCACCGCGGCGACCTACGGGGAACCGGAGCAGAGCCCGATCCCGGAGTCCGCGCCGACCCGGCCGAGCAACACCTACGGCGCCACGAAGCTGGCCATCGACCACGCGATCACCAGCTACGCCCGCGCGCACGGGCTGGCCGCGGTGAGCCTGCGGTACTTCAACGTCGCGGGTGCCTACGGCGGCTACGGTGAGCGGCACACCACCGAGACCCACCTGATCCCGCTGGTGCTCCAAGTCGCCACCGGTGACCGGGCGCAGGTGCAGATCTACGGCGACGACTACCCGACCGAGGACGGAACCGCGGTCCGCGACTACATCCACGTGAACGACCTCGCCGACGCGCACCTCCTCGCCGTCGATCATGCCCGGCCAGGCGAGCACCGGGTCTACAACCTGGGCAACGGCACCGGTTTCTCGGTGCAGCAGGTGATCGACACCTGCCGGGCGGTGACCGGCCACCCCATCCCGGCGGTACTCGCCCCGCGCCGGGCCGGAGACCCGGCCGTGCTGGTGGCCGCCAGCGACCGGGCCAGGGAGGAACTCGGCTGGAAACCGGAGCGGGCCGAGCTGTCCGAGATCGTCGCCGACGCCTGGACCTTTACCCAGAACCGCCGCGCGGCAGGATAG
- a CDS encoding TetR/AcrR family transcriptional regulator, producing MGRTSDARERIVRAAARLFLTRSYVSVGVGEVCAAADVRKGSFYHFFPAKADLAIAVIDLHAAGLHERLDRSAHADPAAALFAIPDAIGEIQLGFEGRFGQVVGCPFGNLGTELATCEDAVRAHLSALFTSWVGKLAATCRRAADAGLLRAGTDPDRLAHLLLACAQGTIMLAKVDRSPAAAIPEALRELINAHLAEEVAA from the coding sequence GTGGGACGAACCTCGGATGCCAGGGAACGGATCGTGCGGGCGGCGGCCCGGTTGTTCCTCACCCGCAGCTATGTGTCGGTCGGGGTGGGCGAGGTGTGCGCCGCCGCGGATGTACGCAAGGGCAGCTTCTATCACTTCTTCCCAGCCAAGGCCGACCTGGCGATCGCCGTGATCGACCTGCACGCCGCCGGGTTACATGAGCGGCTCGACCGCAGCGCGCACGCCGACCCCGCGGCGGCCCTGTTCGCGATCCCGGACGCGATCGGTGAGATCCAGCTCGGTTTCGAGGGCCGGTTCGGCCAGGTGGTCGGCTGCCCCTTCGGCAACCTCGGCACCGAGCTGGCCACCTGCGAGGACGCCGTCCGCGCACACCTGTCCGCGTTGTTCACGAGCTGGGTGGGCAAACTCGCGGCGACCTGCCGCCGGGCTGCGGACGCCGGGCTGCTGCGGGCAGGCACCGATCCGGATCGGCTGGCGCACCTGCTGCTTGCCTGCGCCCAGGGCACGATCATGCTCGCGAAGGTCGATCGGTCCCCCGCTGCCGCCATCCCGGAGGCGCTGCGCGAGCTGATCAACGCGCACCTGGCCGAGGAGGTGGCGGCGTGA
- a CDS encoding DUF4192 domain-containing protein: MTTTTAVSEIKINLRDPAQLLAATPALLGFRPEGSLVLIAHAMPRGDRVGLVLRGDLPPPGQEHDLVRHLAAPLVADGAVGVTIVVVGRHPDEPADGATRVAHGTLVDTVSAVLGELGMRTMHALWVPRIEKGARYHCYLDSTCTGVLPEPAITAAAAAVASSGQVTFGSREAMERLLDPVGEDVLSRRSARLTEACEEPDTPEAAIERHCREVCGALADSARGELELDDSRVVALARALSDTRVRDACLATVLPRGGPRSLAAEQLWLRLARETPAPERAEPACLLGYSAYLRGEGALAGMAFDSALRADPEHVLSGLLVRALRAGMPPARLLRLAEAEDVLDLERPFGRPILPRGGSG; encoded by the coding sequence ATGACCACGACCACGGCAGTTTCCGAGATCAAGATCAACCTTCGGGACCCGGCGCAGTTGCTGGCGGCCACGCCCGCGCTGCTCGGATTCCGCCCCGAGGGCTCGCTCGTGCTCATCGCACATGCCATGCCCCGGGGCGACCGGGTTGGTTTGGTGCTTCGCGGTGACCTACCGCCACCAGGCCAGGAACACGACCTCGTCCGGCATCTGGCCGCGCCACTGGTCGCCGACGGCGCGGTCGGCGTCACCATCGTGGTGGTCGGCAGGCATCCGGACGAGCCAGCAGACGGTGCTACGCGCGTCGCGCACGGCACGTTGGTGGACACGGTGTCCGCCGTGCTCGGTGAGCTGGGCATGCGCACGATGCATGCCCTGTGGGTACCGCGGATCGAGAAGGGAGCCCGCTATCACTGTTACCTCGACTCCACCTGCACCGGAGTGCTGCCCGAACCGGCCATCACCGCCGCGGCCGCCGCCGTGGCGAGCAGCGGCCAGGTCACCTTCGGCAGCAGGGAAGCCATGGAACGGCTACTGGATCCGGTCGGGGAGGACGTCCTCTCCCGCCGCTCGGCACGGCTGACCGAGGCCTGCGAGGAGCCCGACACGCCGGAAGCGGCCATCGAACGACACTGCCGCGAGGTGTGCGGCGCACTGGCCGACTCCGCTCGTGGCGAGCTGGAACTCGACGACAGCAGGGTCGTGGCACTGGCACGCGCCCTCTCCGACACCCGCGTCCGGGACGCCTGTCTCGCCACCGTGCTGCCCCGGGGCGGCCCCCGATCGCTGGCCGCCGAGCAGCTGTGGCTGCGACTGGCCAGGGAGACGCCCGCACCCGAGCGTGCCGAACCGGCCTGCCTGCTCGGCTATTCCGCGTACCTGCGCGGGGAGGGCGCGCTGGCCGGCATGGCGTTCGACAGCGCACTGCGCGCGGATCCCGAGCATGTGCTGTCCGGGCTGCTGGTACGCGCGCTCCGGGCGGGGATGCCACCGGCGAGGCTGCTGCGGCTCGCCGAGGCGGAGGACGTCCTCGACCTGGAACGCCCGTTCGGCAGGCCTATCCTGCCGCGCGGCGGTTCTGGGTAA
- a CDS encoding maleylpyruvate isomerase family mycothiol-dependent enzyme, protein MPSPAPAAEDGGEAMITMPHRAKQLLIDALDEQWSSLARLLGELVASDWSAPSPLPGWRVRDIVAHLIGTEATLSGQQPPTDPTDYLARPHVRNELGEFNELWVNAMRDLTPQQLLDRFSEVTDRRRAALAELSQEDFDAPSWTPLGPGTYADFMRLRVFDCWMHEQDIRFTVGKPGHDRGVCAELVVDVIVDRLGALVGKAVGAPQGSSITLTLTGPVRRQAHVLVEGTANLVPELPGPATASLRLSSTLCTRLVGGRVEPDDHLADIRIDGDTELGTHLVRNLTSTP, encoded by the coding sequence ATGCCGAGCCCGGCCCCGGCAGCCGAGGACGGAGGCGAGGCGATGATCACCATGCCGCACCGGGCGAAGCAACTGCTCATCGACGCGCTCGACGAGCAGTGGTCCAGTCTGGCCCGGCTGCTCGGTGAGCTCGTCGCCAGTGACTGGTCCGCCCCCAGCCCGCTGCCGGGGTGGCGGGTGCGGGACATCGTCGCGCACCTCATCGGCACCGAGGCCACCTTGAGCGGGCAACAACCGCCGACCGACCCCACGGATTACTTGGCGCGGCCGCATGTGCGCAACGAACTCGGCGAGTTCAACGAGCTCTGGGTGAACGCCATGCGCGACCTTACGCCGCAGCAACTGCTCGACAGGTTCAGCGAGGTCACCGACCGCAGGCGGGCGGCGCTGGCCGAGCTGTCCCAGGAGGACTTCGACGCACCCAGCTGGACCCCGCTGGGGCCCGGCACGTACGCGGACTTCATGCGGCTGCGCGTGTTCGACTGCTGGATGCACGAGCAGGACATCCGGTTCACGGTCGGCAAACCGGGCCACGACCGGGGCGTCTGCGCGGAACTCGTGGTCGACGTGATCGTGGACCGGCTGGGTGCCCTGGTCGGCAAGGCCGTCGGCGCGCCGCAGGGCAGCAGCATCACCCTCACGCTGACCGGCCCGGTACGGCGCCAGGCACACGTGCTGGTGGAGGGAACAGCCAACCTGGTCCCGGAACTGCCCGGTCCGGCCACCGCCAGCCTCCGGTTGTCCTCCACCCTGTGCACCCGGCTGGTCGGCGGCCGGGTCGAGCCCGACGACCACCTCGCCGACATCCGGATCGACGGCGACACCGAGCTGGGTACCCACCTGGTACGTAATCTCACGTCCACGCCGTAA
- a CDS encoding mycothiol-dependent nitroreductase Rv2466c family protein, with protein sequence MTEPTEVDVHVDPMCPFAYQAARWLRAVRAQAPVTLNWRFFSLEEINRAEGKKHPWQREWSYGWSLMRIGALLRRQDMALLDAWYDAVGRALHERGEKPHERDTARSLLTGLGLDAGILDRAIADPSTHQDVYADHERVVAAGGFGVPTLFFADGQCLFGPVLVDPPTGPAALRLWQVVTGALEFPTCTSCSDPRPAVTTRSSPRRSNPICGAGTG encoded by the coding sequence GTGACCGAGCCGACGGAGGTCGATGTGCACGTCGACCCGATGTGCCCGTTCGCCTATCAGGCCGCGCGCTGGCTCCGTGCGGTGCGTGCGCAGGCGCCGGTCACGCTGAACTGGCGGTTCTTCAGCCTGGAGGAGATCAACCGGGCGGAGGGCAAGAAACATCCGTGGCAACGCGAATGGTCCTACGGCTGGTCCCTGATGCGGATCGGCGCACTGCTGCGTCGCCAGGACATGGCCCTGCTGGACGCCTGGTACGACGCGGTCGGGCGAGCGCTGCACGAGCGCGGCGAGAAGCCGCACGAGCGGGACACCGCCCGGTCGCTGCTCACCGGACTGGGGCTGGACGCCGGGATCCTGGACAGGGCCATCGCCGACCCGAGCACGCACCAGGACGTGTACGCGGATCACGAGCGGGTGGTGGCGGCAGGCGGGTTCGGCGTGCCCACGTTGTTCTTCGCCGACGGTCAGTGCCTGTTCGGGCCGGTGCTGGTCGACCCGCCCACCGGGCCGGCCGCACTGCGCCTGTGGCAGGTCGTCACCGGCGCGCTGGAGTTTCCCACCTGTACGAGCTGCAGCGACCCAAGGCCAGCCGTGACCACCAGGTCATCGCCCAGACGCTCGAACCCTATCTGCGGGGCCGGGACTGGGTGA
- a CDS encoding DUF4139 domain-containing protein encodes MPTVIDAPIVAVTVYPRHARVTRRGHAKLGSGTRFVVSGLPLGLAPESVRVSGSGPATVAGVDLTPEVHAHSADPVLEELLERERVARQRLDEVVDAETVQNTRSTLLDSLVRRCGSAFAKALSTGDTEPGRVAEVGDALTEQLAQVLATRRELTERHTRLAEELAAAGRAVEQRRAEQGPDRNAVTIELAATEGAGVAEVELELSYVVSEAGWEAGYDLRLREDTLTLTWYGLITQHTGEDWPECELALSTARPSATLSVPELAPWFLDRARPSGFVREMAAGGLEHYAQQPRAAAQAQGYELAASTAEVRHGIAAATYRPRRPIAVPTDGGAHRTTITELELGTRLDHVTAPSRDEHAYLRAVATNTSEHTLRPGNASVFHGTEFIGTTRLEPWAPGEEVELALGIDERIRVERELVRRSAGKAGLPGLSGARRRDAEYRTTVHNHGPRQARVTVLDQVPVSRDEAITVRDVRTSPEPVERTDLGEVRWQLELPPGGNAELSLSFRVDVGKGVELTGWRE; translated from the coding sequence ATGCCGACCGTCATCGATGCGCCGATCGTCGCCGTCACGGTGTACCCGCGGCACGCCAGGGTCACCCGCAGGGGCCACGCCAAGCTGGGTTCCGGAACCCGTTTCGTGGTCAGCGGCCTGCCGCTGGGCCTGGCCCCGGAGTCGGTGCGGGTCAGCGGTTCCGGACCCGCGACCGTGGCCGGGGTCGACCTCACCCCGGAGGTGCACGCGCACTCCGCCGACCCGGTGCTGGAGGAACTGCTCGAACGCGAGCGCGTGGCCCGGCAACGGCTGGACGAGGTGGTGGACGCCGAGACCGTGCAGAACACCCGCAGCACCCTGCTGGACTCCCTGGTGCGGCGGTGCGGCTCCGCCTTCGCCAAGGCGCTGTCCACCGGGGACACCGAACCCGGCCGGGTGGCCGAGGTCGGGGACGCGCTCACCGAGCAACTGGCGCAGGTGCTGGCCACGCGGCGGGAGCTGACCGAACGGCACACCCGGCTCGCCGAGGAGCTGGCCGCGGCCGGCAGGGCGGTGGAGCAGCGCCGGGCCGAGCAGGGGCCGGATCGCAACGCGGTGACCATCGAACTGGCGGCCACGGAGGGGGCTGGCGTGGCCGAGGTCGAGCTGGAGCTGTCCTATGTGGTCTCCGAAGCCGGCTGGGAGGCCGGCTACGACCTGCGGTTGCGGGAAGACACCTTGACACTCACCTGGTACGGCCTGATCACCCAGCACACCGGCGAGGACTGGCCGGAATGCGAGCTGGCGCTGTCCACCGCCCGGCCCTCGGCCACGCTCAGCGTTCCCGAGCTGGCGCCGTGGTTCCTGGACCGCGCGCGCCCCTCCGGGTTCGTGCGGGAAATGGCCGCGGGTGGGCTCGAACACTACGCGCAGCAGCCCCGCGCGGCGGCGCAGGCACAGGGATACGAGCTCGCCGCGAGCACGGCGGAGGTGCGGCACGGGATCGCGGCGGCGACCTACCGGCCGCGCCGCCCGATCGCGGTGCCCACGGACGGCGGGGCGCACCGCACCACGATCACCGAGCTGGAGCTGGGCACCCGGCTGGACCACGTCACCGCACCGTCCAGGGACGAGCACGCCTACCTGCGCGCGGTGGCCACGAACACCTCGGAGCACACGCTGCGGCCGGGCAACGCCTCGGTCTTCCACGGGACCGAGTTCATCGGCACCACCCGCCTGGAGCCGTGGGCGCCCGGCGAGGAGGTCGAGCTGGCGCTCGGGATCGACGAGCGCATCCGGGTGGAGCGGGAGCTGGTCCGCCGCTCGGCAGGCAAGGCGGGGCTGCCAGGGCTTTCCGGCGCCCGGCGCCGGGACGCGGAGTACCGGACCACGGTGCACAACCACGGGCCGCGGCAGGCAAGGGTGACGGTGCTCGATCAGGTCCCGGTGTCCAGGGACGAGGCGATCACCGTCCGGGACGTCCGCACCAGTCCGGAGCCGGTGGAGCGGACCGACCTCGGCGAGGTGCGCTGGCAGCTGGAACTACCGCCCGGCGGGAACGCGGAGCTCAGCCTCTCGTTCCGGGTGGACGTCGGCAAGGGGGTCGAGCTCACCGGCTGGCGCGAGTAG
- the pdxR gene encoding MocR-like pyridoxine biosynthesis transcription factor PdxR yields MDIQIDTERGRGRREEIYLQLRAAILDGRLREGEALPPSRELAQRLAVARNTVAAAYDRLSAEGFLSGKVGAGTFVRTGASGGPPDPEQGARVSLRPNEVWERVPDPPRMAGPAPRYDFRAGLPDARMFPFDTLRRLLGDEVRAARADTLHYGEPAGQPELRAAVARHLGVSRGLPVEPGGVLITGGTQQALDLIAKVLLRPGQGVAVEDPGYPPARLLFESFGVPVSPVPVDEQGIRVARIPEGTRLVYVTPSHQFPLGMPMSLERRQELIRWARRADAVLVEDDYDTEFRFTGRPLEPLYRLDEDGRVLYLGSFSKVLSPTLRLGFLVAPRSIRRALVKAKYLADWHSSGPIQSALARFVEEGGFARHLRRMRREYRTRHEAVARILRRDFAGVCEPIPSPAGLHLSAWSEYGTRELARRARRAGVGLYTLGDFAVRPGHSGLVFGYGAIPESEIEPGLALLRTLFDGLPDQAE; encoded by the coding sequence GTGGACATCCAGATCGACACCGAGCGGGGCCGGGGCCGGCGGGAGGAGATCTATCTGCAGCTCCGGGCCGCCATCCTGGACGGTCGGTTGCGCGAGGGGGAGGCGCTGCCACCCAGCAGGGAGCTGGCGCAGCGGCTCGCGGTCGCCCGCAACACCGTCGCCGCCGCCTACGACCGGCTCAGCGCCGAGGGGTTCCTGAGCGGGAAGGTGGGCGCCGGGACCTTCGTCCGCACCGGGGCGAGCGGTGGTCCGCCCGATCCGGAGCAGGGCGCGCGGGTGTCGCTGCGGCCGAACGAGGTCTGGGAGCGGGTGCCGGACCCGCCACGGATGGCGGGCCCTGCACCGCGCTACGACTTCCGGGCCGGCCTGCCGGACGCGCGGATGTTCCCCTTCGACACGCTGCGCCGCCTGCTCGGGGACGAGGTGCGGGCCGCGCGGGCGGACACCCTGCACTACGGGGAACCGGCAGGGCAGCCCGAGCTGCGCGCCGCCGTGGCGCGGCATCTCGGGGTGTCCCGCGGGCTGCCGGTCGAGCCCGGTGGCGTGCTGATCACCGGCGGCACCCAGCAGGCACTGGACCTGATCGCGAAGGTGCTGCTGCGGCCAGGGCAAGGGGTGGCGGTGGAGGACCCTGGCTACCCGCCTGCGCGGCTGCTGTTCGAGAGCTTCGGCGTGCCGGTCAGCCCGGTACCGGTGGACGAGCAGGGGATCCGCGTCGCGCGGATCCCGGAGGGCACCCGGCTGGTGTACGTGACCCCCTCGCACCAGTTCCCGCTCGGCATGCCGATGTCACTCGAGCGCAGGCAGGAACTGATCCGGTGGGCCCGGCGTGCCGACGCCGTGCTGGTCGAGGACGACTACGACACCGAGTTCCGGTTCACCGGCCGTCCGCTGGAGCCGCTGTACCGGCTGGACGAGGACGGCAGGGTGCTCTACCTCGGCTCCTTCTCCAAGGTGCTCTCACCCACCCTGCGGCTGGGCTTCCTGGTCGCGCCCCGATCCATCCGGCGGGCCCTGGTGAAGGCCAAGTATCTGGCCGACTGGCATTCCTCCGGCCCGATCCAGTCCGCGCTGGCCCGGTTCGTCGAGGAGGGCGGGTTCGCAAGGCACCTGCGCCGGATGCGGCGGGAGTACCGGACGCGGCACGAGGCGGTGGCCCGGATCCTGCGGCGGGACTTCGCAGGGGTGTGCGAGCCCATCCCGTCCCCGGCCGGGCTGCATCTCAGCGCCTGGTCCGAGTACGGCACGCGGGAGCTGGCCCGGCGTGCCCGGCGTGCGGGTGTCGGCCTGTACACGCTGGGTGACTTCGCGGTCCGGCCAGGGCACTCCGGCCTGGTGTTCGGCTACGGTGCCATCCCGGAAAGTGAGATCGAGCCAGGGCTCGCCCTGCTCCGTACCCTGTTCGATGGCCTGCCCGACCAGGCGGAATAG
- a CDS encoding Xaa-Pro dipeptidyl-peptidase — protein MRATRLVPLLAAVVALPLTSAAGFAAHADPPRGPVFENGEAQPVFDPGEVVRDKLWVTAPVDSDHDGAKDKVYVEVVRPKATENGLRVPVVYQASPYYSGGNPIENHDVDVELYVPGKRGHGPGKGAAASSVGLAGPSAADIGWRYEEYFTSRGFAVVYAESLGTGKSTGCPTTGGENETIGARSVVDWLNGRAPAADAAGSPVEADWTTGRTAMMGVSYNGTLPNAVASTGVEGLETIVPIAAISNWYDYYRENGAVVAPGGYQGEDADVLAEYVYTREDRDICRPVIDRLTERQDRITGDYSRFWHERNYLDDVHKVRASVLAVHGLSDWNVTVSQVANWYEALRRHGVEHKIWLHQSGHADPISLRRQEWLSTLNKWYSHYLYDVDNGIEREPKSTVQREDGSWTDEADWPAPGTRDARVYPWPGGTGKGRLDLRHRVPGWANVERLSDDASKTVGQLVDLPRSGNRLAYSTGPAKKPVRLSGTPEVSLGLAFDHPAANVTAVLVDRAPDGSSQVITRGWTDPQNRWSEGWTTPIRTGKTYRISFELQPNDYLLQPGHKLEFVLVSSDHDFTLRPDPGTGLALDLTRTSIELPVRGGTWALRRSF, from the coding sequence GTGAGAGCCACACGCCTCGTCCCGCTGCTCGCCGCCGTGGTGGCCCTGCCACTGACCTCCGCCGCCGGTTTCGCCGCGCACGCCGACCCCCCGCGGGGGCCGGTGTTCGAGAACGGTGAGGCGCAGCCGGTCTTCGACCCCGGCGAGGTCGTGCGGGACAAGCTGTGGGTCACCGCGCCGGTGGACAGCGACCACGACGGCGCGAAGGACAAGGTGTACGTCGAGGTGGTGCGGCCGAAGGCCACCGAGAACGGGCTGCGCGTGCCGGTGGTGTACCAGGCCAGCCCGTACTACTCGGGCGGTAACCCGATCGAGAACCACGACGTGGACGTGGAGCTCTACGTGCCGGGCAAGCGCGGGCACGGCCCCGGCAAGGGGGCCGCGGCGTCCTCCGTCGGGCTGGCCGGGCCGAGCGCGGCCGATATCGGCTGGCGCTACGAGGAGTACTTCACCTCCAGGGGCTTCGCGGTCGTGTACGCCGAGTCCCTCGGCACCGGCAAGTCCACCGGCTGCCCCACCACCGGTGGTGAGAACGAGACCATCGGTGCCCGTTCCGTCGTCGACTGGCTGAACGGGCGCGCGCCCGCGGCCGACGCCGCCGGCTCGCCGGTCGAGGCGGACTGGACCACCGGCCGGACCGCGATGATGGGCGTCTCCTACAACGGGACCCTGCCCAACGCGGTGGCCAGCACCGGGGTGGAGGGCCTGGAGACGATCGTGCCGATCGCCGCCATCTCCAACTGGTACGACTACTACCGGGAGAACGGCGCCGTGGTGGCGCCGGGCGGGTACCAGGGCGAGGACGCCGACGTGCTCGCCGAGTACGTCTACACCCGCGAGGACCGGGATATCTGCCGTCCCGTCATCGACCGGCTGACCGAGCGGCAGGACCGGATAACCGGCGACTACAGCCGGTTCTGGCACGAGCGCAACTACCTGGACGATGTGCACAAGGTCCGCGCCTCGGTGCTGGCCGTGCACGGGCTCAGCGACTGGAACGTCACGGTGAGCCAGGTCGCCAACTGGTACGAGGCGTTGCGCAGGCACGGCGTGGAGCACAAGATCTGGCTGCACCAGTCCGGGCACGCCGACCCGATCTCGCTGCGCAGGCAGGAATGGCTGTCCACTTTGAACAAGTGGTACTCGCACTACCTCTACGACGTGGACAACGGGATCGAGCGGGAGCCGAAGTCCACCGTCCAGCGGGAGGACGGATCCTGGACCGACGAGGCCGACTGGCCCGCACCGGGAACCAGGGACGCCAGGGTGTACCCGTGGCCGGGCGGCACCGGGAAGGGCAGGCTCGACCTGCGGCACCGGGTGCCGGGTTGGGCGAACGTGGAGCGGTTGAGCGACGACGCGAGCAAGACGGTCGGCCAGCTGGTCGACCTGCCCCGCTCGGGCAACCGCCTGGCGTACTCCACCGGCCCGGCGAAGAAACCGGTGCGGCTGAGCGGAACCCCGGAGGTGAGCCTCGGCCTTGCCTTCGACCACCCAGCGGCCAACGTCACCGCCGTGCTGGTGGACCGCGCCCCGGACGGCAGCTCCCAGGTGATCACCCGCGGCTGGACCGATCCGCAGAACCGCTGGAGCGAGGGCTGGACCACCCCGATCCGCACCGGCAAGACCTACCGGATCTCCTTCGAGCTACAGCCGAACGACTACCTGCTGCAGCCAGGGCACAAGCTGGAGTTTGTGCTGGTCTCCAGTGACCACGACTTCACGCTGCGGCCCGATCCCGGCACCGGGCTGGCGCTGGACCTCACCCGCACCTCGATCGAACTTCCGGTGCGGGGCGGAACCTGGGCGCTGCGCCGCAGTTTCTGA
- a CDS encoding CBS domain-containing protein encodes MRIADVLRSKGSDVATVGPDTRVTELLRHLAERNVGAMVVLGPDGVQGIVSERDVVRRLHEHGAGLLDRPVSSIMTKVVATCTPDDSVDSLSVVMTERRIRHIPVLVDGELRGIVSIGDVVKVRMNELEHSQEQLEAYIAGNR; translated from the coding sequence ATGCGGATTGCCGATGTGTTGCGGAGCAAAGGGTCGGACGTGGCGACGGTGGGGCCGGACACCCGGGTGACCGAGCTGCTACGGCACCTCGCCGAGCGCAACGTCGGGGCGATGGTGGTCCTCGGCCCGGACGGCGTGCAGGGCATCGTCTCCGAGCGGGACGTGGTGCGCAGGCTGCACGAGCACGGTGCCGGCCTGCTCGACCGGCCGGTTTCCTCGATCATGACCAAGGTGGTCGCCACCTGCACCCCGGACGACTCGGTGGACAGCCTCAGCGTGGTCATGACCGAACGCCGGATCCGGCACATCCCGGTGCTGGTGGACGGCGAACTGCGCGGCATCGTCAGCATCGGCGATGTGGTCAAGGTCCGGATGAACGAGCTCGAGCACAGCCAGGAGCAGCTGGAGGCCTACATCGCGGGCAACCGCTGA